From a region of the Alnus glutinosa chromosome 1, dhAlnGlut1.1, whole genome shotgun sequence genome:
- the LOC133871431 gene encoding transcription factor bHLH77-like, translating to MEKENLTPTNWITANFGMEIQPNELNCAPDNLANCFFNPNWDNPMDQSDPFESALSSIVSSPVASNAAPIPGGGRGDGLIIRELIGRLGSICNSGEISPQAYIAGNNNNNNNNSTNTSCYSTPLNSPPKLNLSMMDSQIRGNLPFNGSHLPSHPSLAPFSADPGFAERAARYSCFGNTSCIGLNETELRYRLMAGMESGQASNASSNQSFKVAGSQMGVYENNKSSPQEGNLAADRKFSRLSRPSTPENAELGDSREGSSVSEQIPGGEVSTKVESEANARKRKSIPRGKAKESTPSTPSAKDAKAASENDESSAKRSKKDEGGNEKDAAKAKGKAEPKAAGVGNQKQSKDNSKPPEPPKDYIHVRARRGQATDSHSLAERVRREKISERMKFLQDLVPGCNKVTGKAIMLDEIINYVQSLQRQVEFLSMKLATVNPRMDYNADAHLSKDIFQSRGALPHSLYPLDSVMAAFPYGYQPHQQVHSGIAGGAENQFQVNSLNAALRRNPIDGFGEATATPQVSGLWEDDLQSVVQMGFGQNQLQSFHGSVGSAQMKVEL from the exons ATGGAGAAGGAGAACTTGACACCAACCAATTGGATTACTGccaattttggcatggaaatCCAGCCCAACGAGCTGAATTGTGCTCCTGACAACCTTGCCAACTGCTTTTTCAATCCCAATTGGGATAACCCAATGGATCAGAGCGATCCCTTTGAGTCTGCCTTGAGCTCCATTGTGTCTTCCCCGGTAGCTTCCAATGCCGCTCCCATTCCCGGTGGCGGTCGCGGCGATGGTCTAATTATCAGAGAACTTATTGGAAGACTAGGAAGCATATGCAACTCCGGTGAGATTTCGCCGCAGGCTTACATTGCtggcaacaacaacaacaacaacaacaatagtACTAACACGTCTTGTTACAGTACCCCTTTGAATTCCCCTCCTAAGCTCAATCTGTCAATGATGGACTCACAGATCCGAGGGAATCTGCCGTTCAACGGAAGCCATTTACCATCTCATCCAAGTCTGGCGCCCTTTTCAGCAGACCCTGGATTCGCTGAAAGGGCTGCAAGATATTCATGCTTTGGCAATACAAGTTGTATCGGGTTGAATGAAACTGAATTGCGGTATAGATTGATGGCTGGAATGGAATCCGGTCAGGCGTCGAACGCTTCGAGCAACCAGTCATTTAAGGTTGCTGGATCTCAGATGGGTGTTTATGAAAACAACAAGAGCTCGCCGCAGGAAGGAAATTTGGCCGCCGATAGGAAATTCAGTAGGTTATCAAGGCCTTCGACGCCTGAAAATGCAGAATTGGGTGATTCCAGGGAGGGATCTTCGGTTTCTGAACAGATCCCGGGTGGGGAAGTAAGCACAAAAGTTGAAAGCGAGGCCAATGCCAGGAAAAGGAAATCCATTCCAAGAGGAAAGGCCAAAGAATCAACCCCTTCTACTCCCTCAGCTAAAGATGCCAAG GCTGCTTCGGAGAATGACGAATCGAGTGCGAAGAGAAGCAAAAAAGATGAAGGTGGAAATGAAAAGGATGCCGCAAAGGCAAAGGGAAAGGCAGAGCCAAAAGCTGCAGGGGTTGGGAATCAGAAACAAAGTAAGGATAATTCAAAGCCTCCGGAGCCACCAAAGGACTACATTCATGTCAGAGCCAGGAGGGGCCAAGCTACGGATAGCCATAGTCTTGCCGAAAGA GTaaggagagagaaaatcagtgaaaggaTGAAGTTCCTTCAGGATCTTGTTCCTGGTTGCAATAAG GTCACCGGCAAGGCAATTATGCTGGATGAAATCATAAATTATGTGCAGTCGTTGCAACGTCAGGTTGAG tttCTTTCAATGAAATTGGCGACCGTGAATCCGAGGATGGATTATAACGCGGATGCCCATTTGTCGAAGGAT ATATTTCAATCTCGTGGAGCTTTGCCACACAGCCTTTACCCATTGGATTCAGTGATGGCGGCTTTCCCATACGGCTACCAGCCCCACCAGCAAGTGCATAGCGGCATTGCAGGCGGAGCAGAGAACCAATTCCAAGTAAACTCTTTGAATGCTGCACTGCGTCGAAACCCTATCGACGGATTCGGTGAAGCCACAGCCACCCCACAA GTTTCAGGACTCTGGGAGGATGACCTCCAAAGCGTAGTTCAGATGGGTTTTGGGCAGAATCAGCTGCAGAGCTTTCATG GCTCGGTGGGTTCAGCCCAGATGAAAGTTGAGCTGTAA